The Phoenix dactylifera cultivar Barhee BC4 chromosome 15, palm_55x_up_171113_PBpolish2nd_filt_p, whole genome shotgun sequence genome contains a region encoding:
- the LOC103712496 gene encoding uncharacterized protein LOC103712496, whose translation MSMSYNRDAADNFYIAHEKIYSFLASLFSFGDITMPCSAPEDHPKLPSNHCKYLPALIRDACAQCHGSCLRTPSSLSSEDGSPDDDLDDQNVIILEIRNRAMKAKSRPKDLLFSGSFSWSVSPTTGRVIVASKEKGDGEEKCEADDGEESEAFFSVKSCFSRCSSDGGSELKDFRRRSVFEEFKHCEGWPFGLSRRASMLPPLPSVPRDSWMWHKKKLVTKSCTLN comes from the exons ATGTCGATGTCTTACAATAGGGACGCAGCAGACAATTTCTATATAGCACATGAAAAGATATACTCATTTCTTGCATCTCTCTTCTCCTTTGGAGACATAACCATGCCTTGCTCTGCCCCTGAAGACCACCCCAAACTGCCCTCCAACCACTGCAAGTATCTCCCAGCTCTCATCAGGGATGCTTGTGCTCAGTGCCATGGCTCCTGCCTCAGAACTCCCTCTTCTTTGAGCTCCGAAGATGGGAGTCCAGACGACGATCTCGATGACCAAAAT GTGATAATTTTGGAGATTCGAAATCGAGCGATGAAGGCTAAATCCAGGCCAAAAGACTTATTGTTTTCAGGGAGCTTTAGTTGGTCTGTGTCTCCAACGACAGGAAGAGTGATTGTTGCTTCAAAAGAGAAGGGAGATGGAGAAGAAAAATGTGAAGCTGATGATGGTGAAGAGAGTGAGGCTTTCTTCTCTGTGAAGAGCTGCTTTTCTCGTTGCTCCAGCGATGGTGGATCAGAGTTGAAGGACTTCAGGAGGCGATCGGTATTTGAAGAGTTCAAACACTGTGAGGGATGGCCATTTGGACTGTCACGGAGAGCTTCGATGCTACCGCCATTGCCGAGCGTTCCTCGGGACTCTTGGATGTGGCATAAGAAAAAACTAGTTACGAAGTCTTGCACCCTCAATTAA